The Spirosoma oryzicola genome window below encodes:
- a CDS encoding TetR/AcrR family transcriptional regulator: protein MSKAALTRFTILQKALELIYRNGYQATSIDDIIATTQLTKGALFYHFKNKEEMGLAIINEILAPNLLPYMKDTLSRTTDIRLNLYSMMENLLLTNTFFNVDYGCPAVNLIEEMAPVNPQFKQALLRIMQQWHSAIEAAIVHAQDENQLNSKHNPAYLATYIISNYSGIRNTGKVMGQTAYTAFLSEYQKFLLQLD from the coding sequence ATGTCAAAAGCAGCCCTGACCCGGTTTACGATTCTACAGAAGGCGTTGGAACTCATCTACCGGAACGGGTATCAAGCAACCAGTATTGATGACATTATTGCCACGACACAGCTTACCAAAGGAGCACTCTTTTATCATTTTAAGAACAAGGAAGAGATGGGACTTGCCATTATCAATGAAATCTTGGCTCCCAACCTGCTTCCTTACATGAAGGACACATTGTCTAGAACCACAGACATACGGTTAAACCTATATTCTATGATGGAAAATTTGCTGCTTACAAACACTTTTTTCAATGTAGATTACGGTTGTCCGGCTGTTAACCTGATTGAAGAGATGGCGCCTGTCAATCCGCAGTTTAAACAGGCATTATTACGGATTATGCAGCAATGGCACTCTGCTATCGAGGCTGCTATCGTTCATGCCCAGGATGAGAACCAGCTTAATAGCAAGCACAATCCCGCTTACCTGGCAACTTATATCATCTCGAACTATTCTGGCATACGAAATACCGGTAAAGTGATGGGACAAACGGCCTACACGGCTTTTCTGAGCGAATACCAAAAATTTCTTTT
- a CDS encoding flavin monoamine oxidase family protein — translation MESNDSIIIIGGGLSGLSLAYYLRDQPVNVTILEASPRLGGRIHTVAGVLATPLELGATWFSTKHPNLLALIEELGLTIFPQFSEGISLFQSKSFEPSQQFFIPASQSPSYRLAAGTGQLIEALAKQLDTSSIHVNTEVTGIREVPEGVIVETTTGQKYHANRVVSCIPLPVVSSKVKITPELPLAVGELLPTVQTWMGGSIKFAVEYATPFWRTNGYSGMLYSQADIVVEMYDHTSADGQRYGFTGFLNGGSASFTQEVRKELVLRQLGELFGSEALQPTAYFDKLWNDEFLVAGNPVIHRPHQNNGHPLLHQAYLNEKLYFGGTETSNESPGYMEGAVVAAKRLAAQLTSAVSFS, via the coding sequence ATGGAATCTAATGACAGTATTATCATCATCGGTGGAGGATTAAGCGGACTAAGTTTAGCTTATTATCTACGCGACCAACCAGTTAACGTCACTATTCTGGAAGCCAGTCCCCGATTAGGTGGACGAATCCATACGGTAGCGGGTGTTTTGGCTACCCCACTGGAGCTGGGCGCTACCTGGTTCTCCACTAAGCATCCTAATCTGCTGGCGCTTATTGAGGAATTGGGACTGACTATCTTTCCTCAATTTTCGGAAGGTATTTCTTTGTTTCAGTCCAAATCCTTCGAGCCTTCTCAACAGTTTTTTATTCCTGCTTCTCAGTCGCCGTCCTATCGGTTGGCAGCAGGAACCGGACAGCTGATTGAGGCACTGGCAAAACAACTTGATACCTCGTCCATTCACGTAAATACCGAAGTGACCGGAATTCGGGAAGTTCCGGAAGGAGTCATTGTCGAAACGACGACCGGTCAAAAATACCACGCTAATCGAGTCGTGAGTTGTATACCTCTTCCTGTAGTATCCTCAAAAGTGAAAATAACACCTGAACTGCCCCTCGCGGTTGGTGAACTGTTACCGACGGTTCAAACCTGGATGGGTGGCTCTATCAAATTTGCGGTTGAATACGCTACTCCTTTTTGGCGCACGAATGGGTATTCGGGAATGCTCTACAGCCAGGCGGATATTGTCGTTGAGATGTACGACCATACCAGTGCTGACGGCCAGCGGTATGGGTTCACCGGATTCTTAAACGGAGGATCTGCGTCTTTTACGCAGGAAGTCCGTAAGGAGTTAGTATTGCGTCAGTTAGGCGAGCTATTTGGCTCTGAAGCGCTACAACCTACGGCTTATTTCGATAAACTATGGAACGACGAATTTCTCGTAGCTGGCAATCCGGTGATTCATCGGCCCCATCAAAACAACGGCCACCCGTTGTTGCACCAGGCGTATCTGAACGAGAAATTATACTTCGGTGGTACGGAAACGTCCAATGAATCACCCGGCTATATGGAAGGGGCTGTCGTAGCGGCTAAAAGACTGGCTGCTCAGCTTACATCAGCCGTATCATTTTCGTGA